In Leishmania donovani BPK282A1 complete genome, chromosome 35, the following are encoded in one genomic region:
- a CDS encoding proteophosphoglycan ppg4, whose protein sequence is MSFLWRRCTRQQPAIAAALLCASLLMLVCVGVRSASDEAGTLDCSVRVPNYSAAEQQHTRMFLDAIKAAIPALTSVWTCDNFCAHKGVECTEAGLHVRLNVDDLVGSLPEIPEGVIGSSVVVTKLTFSGDISNLKGTLPVSWHQLTSLSSFVFISTGVEDTPPEMRRNSIQSRVMTDDAGFIQAAWASTAQRASSLPVSRVSDNNMIGSPHSAWAGASKMERNYLQKKVDERSLPEEWGNMINIKVLNLTNLSLSGTLPASWASLRLLEQLLASNNLLEGTLPASWGSLKKLLDLQLIGNKFTGIIPQEWGEMTALQRVSLQLDYCTCVPQSWITRKVEVRLYSTVLGGDCEITSDCGSSSSSSELECDGPIPFYTPTQQAHTRNFLEAFKYTITDLQPLWTCTNFCVWEYVHCTPAGVAVEITGTEFFGSVPEVPADVNPSEVVVSKLDFSH, encoded by the coding sequence atgTCTTTTCTTTGGCGCCGGTGCACGCGGCAGCAACccgccatcgcggcggcgctgctgtgcgcctCGCTTTTGATGCTTGtctgcgtgggtgtgcgctCTGCTTCCGATGAGGCGGGCACCCTCGACTGCTCCGTGCGCGTCCCGAACTACTCtgccgccgagcagcagcatacTCGCATGTTTCTAGACGCCATCAAGGCGGCCATCCCCGCCTTGACTTCTGTGTGGACCTGCGACAACTTCTGCGCGCACAAGGGCGTGGAGTGCACAGAGGCCGGCTTGCATGTGCGTCTCAACGTCGACGACCTCGTCGGCAGCCTCCCTGAAATACCTGAGGGCGTTATAGGATCATCTGTTGTGGTAACGAAGCTCACCTTCTCCGGCGACATCAGCAACTTGAAGGGCACGCTGCCTGTCAGCTGGCATCAACTAacctcgctctcctcgttTGTGTTCATCTCCACGGGCGTCGAAGATACGCCGCCAGAGATGCGGAGAAATTCAATCCAAAGCCGTGTGATGACAGACGATGCTGGATTCATCCAGGCGGCATGGGCGAGTACCGCCCAGCGTGCCAGctctctgcctgtctctCGGGTATCGGACAACAATATGATAGGCTCGCCGCACTCCGCATGGGCAGGGGCCAGCAAGATGGAAAGGAATTATCTACAGAAGAAAGTTGATGAAAGAAGTCTTCCCGAGGAGTGGGGCAACATGATAAACATTAAGGTTCTCAACTTAACGAACCTTAGTCTCTCCGGAACACTCCCGGCTTCCTGGGCTTCCTTGCGGTTGCTTGAGCAGCTCCTAGCTTCGAACAACCTACTTGAAGGTACCCTCCCTGCGTCTTGGGGGAGTCTGAAGAAGCTGCTTGACCTGCAGTTGATAGGTAACAAGTTCACTGGTATTATTCCGCAAGAATGGGGTGAGATGACAGCACTCCAGAGGGTCTCTCTCCAGCTTGACTACTGTACCTGCGTGCCACAAAGCTGGATCACGCGGAAAGTCGAAGTTAGACTCTACTCCACCGTTCTGGGTGGCGACTGTGAAATCACCTCAGACTGCggctcgagcagcagcagctctgaaCTGGAGTGTGATGGCCCCATCCCGTTTTACACACCAACTcagcaagcgcacacgcggaaCTTCCTTGAGGCGTTCAAGTACACAATTACAGACTTGCAGCCTCTGTGGACGTGCACGAACTTCTGTGTCTGGGAGTATGTGCACTGCACGCCTGCGGGTGTGGCAGTGGAGATCACTGGAACAGAGTTTTTCGGTTCTGTTCCGGAGGTGCCTGCCGATGTGAACCCGTCGGAGGTGGTGGTAAGCAAGCTTGATTTCAGTCAT